The DNA sequence TGTTCCTGGATTATATTTCTTGGTATCGATTGGTGCACCAGCTGTCTGAGGCGGATAAGGATTGTATCCTGCGTTGGGTGGGCCAGGGTAAGGAGGGGGAGGGTAGGCAGGGTTGGCCTCCGCCGTAGGGTAAGGCACACCTTGAGGAGGATATGGTGCTGCAGCGTCAGGAGGAAGGTATGTGGGTTGGGGTTGTGATGGGTATGGGGTTGGGGTTGTGATGATGGGTATGGAGCTGTATTTGCTGAAAGCCCTTGATTTGGTAATGATTCTGATGGATAAGGCGGGGATGCTCCTGACTGACCACACGTCGGATCTGtataaaatggaaataatcatCGTATCAGTGGTTTGATTTGGAGTCATACAAAATTGAACCTCATCATTACGATAAAACTGTTAATAATATaactacataggcctactagtaacTCGAACTCTGAAACTGAAACGCTTTGTGCAACTCAAAGGGCATGTCTCTCTAAGCATGGCGAgcggcttcctaagccatcaggcctAAGCCCTAATAGCCTTATATATCAGTGCTTACAATtgcacattataggcctacatcacctAGAGCAGTGGCGTGTCCGTGGGGGGGTGTCTTTGGGGCTGAagccccgcactttgttaaacaTCATGTAAAACCAGCCGTTTTTTGCGATTTTAGCAATTAAGCCCCCTGAATAACTCTGACTTTGGacctactttgatcagctcgtaatcggcgggaattgttaggcttttaccactacgccgaaaagtagacccacgttaaagccataatgtacgatcttataatatgaaattggttaattttttttcaaacctgattttgtttgcatatttgtaatgtttacacatgtcccaacttgcacctaaatggattcgaccaaatgtgttgtctttgtaggtcaacggAGCAAAGTTCggcatattatcataatttaaaaattatatgataatatgtcctcccatagaacattgtagaactgcgtgttaaatggccaaaataaccagcggggtttctttcactttaccttgttattgcagctttaaatggacagcaacccttcccgtcagttattactaatattatttcaacattttgaataaaaaataacaaaatcaaaatttgagggaaatcgtacattaaggctttaagagtGATACAGTTGACTATGTCTGTTCTggtgcgtgttaaataaagtagacaaatataggacttcaattaagggatctagaatgagcgtttatggcgtttcgacagtattgtttgtgggacatgagagcacctcagacgtatcgaattgcattctgaatacgaagcatgtctttctgatatcaaataattttcatttttgaaattcacgatataatacaaattttatgacaaattattaaaatttgatatttttcaaatttttgatatataacagtcctcgaagtaaattttataaatctaatgatatattcttaaagtgtatgtagctgggaggaaaagccgacgatcaatttaaaattttgaccttttatattgaagatgtggatttttttcccaaaaagacctaattttttttggtgttttgggaaaaaaatccatatcttaaatacgaaaggtcaaaattttcaattgatcgtcggcttttcatcccacctacacactttaagtatatatcatcagatttataaagtttacttcgagtactgttaaatatcaaaaatatcaattttaatgatttgccataaaatgtgtattacattgcgaatttcaaaaatcaaaattatttgatatcagaaggacattcttcgtattcagaatgcaattcgatatgtctgatgtgctctaatgtcccacaataaatactgtccaaacgttcataccccttcccttaataactTGTGATAATGTGATgattctggcaagatgtcacaagccAATAGTAGTTTCGAGACACTAGTATAAAGTTAGCTAGTATAAGACTTCGACGCGGAAAGAAGTGCATTTCCTTATTATTTTCCGGTGCATTTAGGTATCTAGGCTTTATGATATGATTCTCGATTTGGAATACTTGaacaaattgaggtcaaattgaacaaatccaaattttaaaaaaatgaaagctTTGAATGACAGTCAAtccaaaaatcaatcaatcaatcaatcaatcaagcaagtattcaatcaatcaatcaatcaatcaatcaacatttcaatcaattaatcagtcaatcgaccaatcaatcaatcaattgatgaTAATAATACCTGTAGGCCTACAGGAATCTATATATACCGGTAGCTGTTTATTTTAAATCTTGGAAAATAAGATATAAACCAATAATGcatgtgatgtaggcctatactagtgATTTTTTTGTGCATCAAAAATATCTAACATTACCCAAACCAGGCCATTTCTTACAAATACCGTAATAGCAGAGTAGTTACTCGGAATCAGATAGTGCGTTGGCGTTGAACTTTACAGTCTAAATAACACATTTTGTCACGTCATTCTTTTGGTCAATATGCTCTTTGTATTGAAAAACAGAGATGTGTGGATAATGGGCATTTGCTTGTAATTCTTTTGTTACATTATTCATAAAAAGGTTGGTATTTGGTTAAGAGTTATATATAAGGTCAATAGGTGCAGAGTTGGGATTAGATATACGTGCAAAAAGTGTATAAATGTATAGATCTACAACATAATGATACACGGAACAGGAACTAACTTGTAATGCATATCGAACTTGTGCAACTCATGTGACGTCATTTCTTCTGTGAGTCATCTTGAACAAAACAGGATCCaaaaaaatttgtaaatattaAGGCAATTTTGGCCACTATTGCACTATTTATTTTAGATGCCACTATTAAAAGGTCACAAACACTTGATATCTTTAATATGAGTCCCCCTATTTTTGATGTAAAAATGATGATTCCTAGGTATAGGCATATCCCATATATGCAACATCACCACCCTggccttccaaagaaaatgaccgCCTTAATATATGTCACGAAAGAAAAAAATGCCATTGGATCAGGTGACATCACCATGGATAGTATTTTCAATGCGTCGCGTTCGTTTGGCTAGAATATTACTTTAAAACGAAATGAGAATATTATTTAATAACTTAAACATTAATACTACTAGGTCAAACATCAAATTCATGCTGATGACGTCACCACATAGCAAGGAAAGAGTCTCATGACTATTAATTGACGTGCGTGATGACTGAGTCCGATCCGGACCTCACTTTCTGATTGATGGGCAACCAGCTCAGGAAATCCTTCATGGACAATTTAGCCTATGTATAAACTAACATTAAGATACGAACTTAGATTTTTGGAGGGTGAAGAATCTTAAAAAAAACGGGcattttttgtataaaataaaaTCACTTGCCTACATGCAAATGTGGTTATGAACATTTGCTGGCTAATTCGAGCGGTTTAACGTGAAAATGTGCATATCCAGCATTGATAATTTTTTTGTAGggattttttttctctcaaatCAGGACCCATGTCATGGTCAGTTTTCTTGCAAAAAAGTGACCCTCTagagcggcacatccccgtataccttatAGGGCCTAGGCTACACGTCTGACTCTGATCTGTCCACCTGTTCCCCCGGCCTGTTTccttgtaggcctacacatagatTATGAAACATTTTTTCATCAGCTTTCATCCAtgacgttgtcttttttaaagacaattcttgttttgCAATGATAAACaattttataagcttttatagctttttatatttattgtattattaacAAATGGATAGAGCAGTTATAAACAATAAAATTATATGGGGGCGTGTAGGCATACATATTGACCGATCTTATTTATTTCAAACCCTGTTTTAATATAACTTTAATAGTCAAATATTCATGGAACATTTAATCATGTTTATATGATtcgacgaaaataattccccagaATAATTCTTTTGAGCGACCTACCTTGTGTTAATGCCGTGCTGGCATATCCACTTGCAGTACCAGCGTTGTATTCGTGCGATACTCCGGTTCCATCCATGCTATATACTTTGGGATGCTATTCAAATGTATCTATATCGAGTGAGTGTACATCCCTGTGATTGCTATATTGATGGTcttttataggcctactcacgCAATTGTTGTGCTGCATAATGCGACACAACTGTGTGAACCAATTTAACCTTTGAACAGAACACAGTGTGATGGCGCTTATCAACGTCAGGTATTGGTCAGGCCTGGTATTGGTCTGGTGTTGCTTCAGCCTGGTTGGTGTTGCTTCAGCTTCAGTTTCACTTTTCAGTTCACTATATTGAAGCTTTATCAAGCTTGTGCGGGGTTATTAAGTGCCCATAATTTCACCGTATATGCATTCTTCTCCCGTGTGTTATATTTTACGAATTACCCTTCATAGCCcacatattaaaggggcatttcgtgatccgcagcctcatccccccacttttcccaaaaaaagttgagatttttacaccactggatacctctggctacataatgtatgatgtaccaaatatttcttgcagattaattcgtttagcaaaaatatcgccaaatttgaatttcgttctggtgcaccagaacgaaattacaacacattgtctatggagcagtgtaatacacataatcatgcataactcgcaaacgcaaaatcggaatcaactgaaattttggaaataagcttttttcgtggatatctactgaaaaatgtcataaaaagaggatgctaggatcacgaaatcctcctttaacccTGTACGCTAAAACAATGCAATATCTGAAACCTCGAACCTGCACGCTCATAGATTTAGATAATATTTGCACGGTAGACTCGAAGGGGGTGGGGAGTAAAGTATACGCCCCGTGTATTCGCTCAATTTACTATACTACTTTTACATAACTACTAACTTGTCTGAtcgatataaactcctcaacaaaagtttggaaagttttttcaagcatctgtatctcaaattatttgtgacatattcatatcgtgttgcatatcaatggatagctacaatactcccctttacaatgacaccccatttgtaaCCATAACAATCTTCacagctgagtacacgccttgttaatgtagtggggtctcaaaaagaatttgccaaattgatcattattctgtgcagcaagctgcaatcccatatcttcacaatctgggacctaatgcaatcctccaaga is a window from the Amphiura filiformis chromosome 12, Afil_fr2py, whole genome shotgun sequence genome containing:
- the LOC140166820 gene encoding uncharacterized protein, encoding MIISILYRSDVWSVRSIPALSIRIITKSRAFSKYSSIPIITTPTPYPSQPQPTYLPPDAAAPYPPQGVPYPTAEANPAYPPPPYPGPPNAGYNPYPPQTAGAPIDTKKYNPGTQPAGWQTTQPPSSGLPPANIVIVRSGQVDTGTEPESYLICSIFSVCFCLIFGIIAIVYSAQVSSLWTQGLHAESRRASMKARGWAISAFVVGSIIIIFNVIRAVAFY